ACtgtaaatattacatatctGATAAGGATTTAAAAAAGCGGTGAATGTAAAAGtaacatatttaattatatatcctGATTTTTCGGCTGAACAGGTTCCGATGCTAtaaaataatagcaacaaaattcgataattgcGGCCACAagacctaaaaataaaaaaaaagctaggCATCCACTCGATGGTAATGTAGTAGATATAATGAACCATTGGAATAACTCCGGATGCCACAATCTTATCATCTTAGTATTGCAGTTATTGAGTTAAGTTTACCTGAAAAGTAATGATGATACAAAAATTGCTTCAAACAAAACAAtacgtgtatataatatatatgtatataatgattgTTCAAGGTATACCTTGCTCACTAGCAACGATTTGTTTATTCAACacaggtttattatttaaaactgcCCGATTTAAAATACCGAAAGTTGGGGCTGAAAATTTATacccaaaatatataaaattttgcgaGTTACAAATGAAAGCAAGTTaaataaagattataaaaaattcaatataattattctatttaaaattttatgaaattaccCAAAAATATCATCCAAGGTTTCGAGCTAATCAAAAGCATTGACGAGCTGATGAACTGGGACACGGCACCGATCATTCCAATCGTCTTGTCTTCAAGTTTCAGTTtatgttttaataatttcactATTATTATAGTACCTATGCATATATGGACGAAATCAGTAAACATTAATAATGATATTGCTACACTTGTTGATTTATATTACCCAAGAATTGAGTTATTCCACGAAATGCGGCAAATATTCCATACTCAACTTCTGTCCACTGAAATTTATgccttaaatacaaatataagagAATCATTTCAGCTGAAAAGTATAAAACACTTATGGATGAATGTAGTATTCATAAATGTGTCACTAATGttggtataattttttttttacttgctaAGGTTATCGAAGTAGTACTTGGGACAAACAccattaatattacatttcttctCTTTTTACCCTCTCtacttttaaataaacatttaaatgcTTGAAtaggcaatttcaaattgaaaacatttGGAAGCTTTTCGGAAATATTGACATCTTTTATCTTCCAAATACCGTAAATAAAAGATGTTAGCTATAATTAAATagagattttataaaataacagATAATCGTGAAATCTTGATAGTAAAGAAAAAATCCACATACAGACCATGCACACATTctcatttttaaaaacaatgaagaCGTGACCGATTATGAtaacaaatcagtcaaaatcttgagatCGAACATACTTATGATTGCAATACTTagtattgataaaataaaaatgattaaaatttactGGAATTGATgattgtatgtaattaaatatgacAAATGAATGCAAAAATCATATATGAAAGTATGAGACAAATAGAGAAAATAGAATTTAGATACTGTATAGAATAATACGactcattaaataaaatatagagttagacgaataaaaaatattaaaatatacatatacatagttacagCGACAATATATTGAGTTGTTGAAATTGAGAAGTATATCATGAATCGGTGATAACAGACAGCTGAATTTGATGAAatccattttatatttaaaaactaaatcaatttatatattatactaaaatataatactgttacgtatactaaaaagagccgccgagtagttgcaatcggattagcccgagtagcatcccagagactgtgttaccgttataattggtttcaaggattatatctagactctaagtgcatgtaggctaaacaatggccgctatttggtcccttctcagaagtgacggATACCATGGTACAGTGGGACcaaatgtcgtgggaatacatatccgagtacgtgaccataacaataggtaaacaaatcagacgtcgaagatgtcctgagagacctgccccttataaggcggtaaatttgaatttttaatatttatgtatacgaattttattaaaataaaatatattctttcTATAAAAGTCACGATTTTAACTATGGCAAtgatcataaaaatgaaaactcaCAGTTCTGTATTGGTTAATGGAATAGCCTGTTCAATTGAGCTGTTTGCCATGACTTTAAGAAGTACTCGAATAGTCGAATGcgggataaaataaaaaatgttaaaacattTTGTCAAaatgataacaataaaaaagatGATTTATGTGTGTTGATAAGAATCAACGTTAAATGTAATTTGAGTGTTAcgtttaactatgtatgtacttatgtgtgTACAATACATACCATATTCATAtgacatacaatataatttaataaaactatcaattcaattcaacaaaaaagaaatattttgtatgCCTATCAGTATATTCGAATCAAACTATGTTTACTAAATTAGTTACTTTATTGTCGaatgtatatcaaatttgttTGTCAAGCTTTACCTTCAAGTGATTTCACATTGCTGCACTTAGGCTGACATAGTTTTATATCGAGTTTTAAATTATGTTCTGGCGGACaaaaaaggatttaaaaaatGATAGTGGTGTGAGATTCTTATTCCTAATGGAAAGTGCAATAAGGTGGATATTTTGCACTAAAAGAATACAAGTCACTCAAAATGgcataaaatatgtaaacatacTTTATAAAACCTATGCAATTATTATGGGCATGATTATAATTCCatcatttcatatatataatatttttgttgccttaaatatatcaaaaattttattgatcgTTGTTTGGGGGTGGAGGTTgacttattttttcaattatatttgtatgatgattttaaatttgtttggtTTATCAACACtatcaatttatatattcaatatattcatAGAAGtcgattttaaattgaatcttAAGAATATCCAAAATAAGGATATGAAGAAACGCATTATTTTGATTCATTTGGTCTATATTGCTGTCAGGTTTTGTATCgaaatgtatgaatttttttgtaTCGGATTTACCTTTCGACTTGTCATATTTAGTATAATGGTTATAACTGAAGAGAtagatatattacattttattgttGAATCGAACGAAGCGAATCATAGGCTTCGAATATTAAacgatattatcaaaaatattggagaaaaaatgaaaaataaaaattctaaagtGGATTTTCAACTGCAAGATACGATTCTTACTAGAACTCTAtctcacaaatataaaaaatattacaaactaTCTAATCAAAAGACTGAAGACATTATGgtgattttttacaaaatatcttttatttttgatgCTATTAATTCATCATATTATATCCAGGTATTGTATAGAATTGAATTAAAACCaaactattatatatttcatcatTATTATGATAAACATGGTGGAATTTTAcagatatttataaatacaacattattttttttacattcactGTCAATCTCACTGATGTATGcttcaaattattttactaaaaatgtaagtattatatgtacatatttacaagtatatatttacacaaaatagTAGAACATAATCAATTATCTTTTTAGACACTAAAAtggttttcatattttttaattgaaaatttcataaatattattcgaTTAAGCATTTGTGCTACCATGGTAGAAATAATAGAAACAGAGGCAAATAAAACCAGTATTTTGATGCACAAATATCTTTTAGTTTCAGaaaaaggtatgtatgtatatcattgtaAATATGTTATACTAAAAACAGAATATAATAAGGTGACGATATTTCCCAGGACTCAAAACGGGACACTCcgcaaaaaaattaaaccattatataatacataca
The nucleotide sequence above comes from Arctopsyche grandis isolate Sample6627 chromosome 4, ASM5162203v2, whole genome shotgun sequence. Encoded proteins:
- the LOC143910955 gene encoding uncharacterized protein LOC143910955 isoform X2; this encodes MILLYLYLRHKFQWTEVEYGIFAAFRGITQFLGTIIIVKLLKHKLKLEDKTIGMIGAVSQFISSSMLLISSKPWMIFLAPTFGILNRAVLNNKPVLNKQIVASEQGKLNSITAILR
- the LOC143910955 gene encoding uncharacterized protein LOC143910955 isoform X1, which translates into the protein MVFVPSTTSITLATEMILLYLYLRHKFQWTEVEYGIFAAFRGITQFLGTIIIVKLLKHKLKLEDKTIGMIGAVSQFISSSMLLISSKPWMIFLAPTFGILNRAVLNNKPVLNKQIVASEQGKLNSITAILR